In one Bactrocera tryoni isolate S06 chromosome 5, CSIRO_BtryS06_freeze2, whole genome shotgun sequence genomic region, the following are encoded:
- the LOC120777067 gene encoding probable serine hydrolase, which translates to MTEKSRPIELQIPMPWGHIAGCWYGDPLGRPLLALHGWQDNAGSFARLAPLIAAQRPILAIDLPGHGRSSHFPAGMSYHFNDFLRVVHRIVRHYKWRSVSLLGHSMGAALSFYYAALFPNTVDMIIAIDTLTTLYFPPHIQIDMMTVMTEKSLNEEDRLREPAPMPLYSYENLTDLLYRGSEQSVELEHCKCLLERSVRLAEGQSDMYYFSRDTRVKLMEMVFTPPELVLALAERLRNIHYLVIKAERSYHIEVEDLSAIFRILRANNPTFEFHVMKGEKHHVHLNSPDKVAAYVVHFLRMYGGGWHKPAEAKL; encoded by the exons ATGACAGAGAAGAGTCGA CCGATTGAATTGCAAATTCCCATGCCCTGGGGTCACATAGCCGGCTGTTGGTATGGCGATCCGCTGGGGCGGCCGCTGCTCGCTCTACACGGTTGGCAAGATAATGCGGGCAGTTTTGCACGCTTGGCGCCGCTAATTGCAGCGCAGCGACCCATTCTGGCGATCGATTTGCCCGGTCATGGACGCTCGTCGCACTTTCCCGCCGGCATGTCGTATCACTTCAACGATTTCCTACGCGTCGTGCATCGCATTGTTCGCCATTATAAGTGGCGTAGCGTATCCCTTCTGGGACATTCGATGGGCGCAGCTTTGAGCTTTTACTATGCCGCACTCTTTCCGAACACTGTCGATATGATCATAGCGATTGATACATTGACCACGCTATACTTTCCGCCGCATATACAGATCGATATGATGACCGTGATGACGGAGAAGTCACTGAACGAGGAAGATCGCTTGCGTGAGCCAGCGCCAATGCCACTTTACAGTTATGAGAATTTAACAGATTTGCTCTATCGTGGTTCAGAACAATCTGTGGAGTTGGAGCATTGCAAGTGTCTGTTGGAGCGTAGTGTTCGGCTCGCTGAAGGGCAATCGGATATGTATTATTTCTCACGTGATACCCGCGTTAAGCTCATGGAAATGGTTTTCACACCGCCGGAGCTGGTGCTGGCGTTGGCTGAACGCTTGCGTAATATTCATTATCTCGTCATTAAAGCTGAGCGCTCGTACCACATAGAGGTGGAAGATTTAAGTGCGATCTTTCGTATTCTACGTGCAAATAATCCCACATTCGAGTTCCACGTCATGAAGGGTGAGAAGCATCATGTTCACCTGAATAGTCCCGACAAAGTGGCGGCGTATGTAGTGCATTTTCTACGTATGTATGGCGGAGGGTGGCATAAACCAGCGGAGGCTAAACTGTAG
- the LOC120778901 gene encoding probable serine hydrolase, which translates to MFTEIQIPVPWGHISALWYGDRSIQPLIALHGWLDNSGTFAKLAPLLIEAAGSVLCIDLPGHGRSSHLPAGIIYHISEFIRVLTRLMQYYNWSKISLLGHSMGGGIGLYFASLYPSKVDMLISIDVVIRRLSKPDFAVKALRYSMEKALRDNQRLVDDTSNEEPPSYTFAECEQRLYEGSGRSILLENCKYILERSISKSRKFADRYYFSRDTRLKYLVDQQAEEALNKAMAMRICAAKLPYLVLRGGASSNIGPDSMKIIHLLTEDNPNFETHVIAEGLHHFHLNQPEATANLIIPFLKRYRPQPQADGAQSVVGSELRSKARL; encoded by the exons ATG TTCACAGAGATACAGATTCCAGTACCATGGGGTCACATATCCGCGCTTTGGTATGGCGATCGGTCGATTCAACCGCTCATCGCACTACATGGTTGGCTCGATAATTCTGGCACCTTCGCTAAATTGGCACCGTTGCTCATCGAAGCCGCCGGCAGTGTGCTCTGCATCGATCTACCCGGACATGGTCGCTCTTCGCATCTACCTGCTGGAATAATCTATCATATCTCTGAATTTATACGCGTACTGACACGTCTCATGCAATATTATAATTGGTCTAAAATATCGCTGTTGGGTCACTCTATGGGAGGCGGCATTGGTTTGTACTTTGCTTCCCTATATCCAAGCAAAGTCGATATGCTAATTAGCATTGATGTGGTCATAAGACGTCTTAGCAAGCCAGATTTCGCGGTAAAAGCGCTACGCTACTCAATGGAAAAGGCGTTGCGTGACAATCAACGCCTCGTCGATGACACATCAAACGAAGAACCACCAAGTTACACGTTTGCTGAATGTGAGCAACGGCTGTACGAGGGTTCCGGCCGTTCGATTTTGCTGGAAAACTGTAAATACATTTTGGAGCGCAGCATAAGCAAATCGCGTAAATTTGCCGATAGATATTACTTTTCACGCGACACACGCCTAAAATACTTAGTGGATCAACAGGCCGAGGAGGCGCTCAACAAAGCCATGGCTATGCGTATTTGTGCGGCGAAGTTGCCTTATTTGGTCTTAAGAGGTGGTGCTTCAAGTAATATCGGTCCGGACTCGATGAAGATAATCCATTTGCTGACTGAGGACAACCCGAACTTCGAAACACATGTCATTGCTGAGGGCTTACATCATTTCCACCTGAACCAGCCCGAAGCTACAGCAAATTTGATCATACCGTTTTTGAAGCGGTATCGTCCACAGCCGCAGGCCGACGGCGCACAGTCGGTTGTTGGCAGTGAGTTGCGGTCAAAGGCTAGATTGTGA
- the LOC120777409 gene encoding 39S ribosomal protein L21, mitochondrial, whose product MAFLAKGLLSVARQPCLVNNLTHTFRALSIAPPLLQQQKPTLVNAAVVANKSEKLTSELEQKECQDVFDKVNQQLDERKEGRLFAIVHLCGKQFKITAGDIILVEGYWPPTIGDEIRLEKVLLAGAKDFTLIGRPILPAGLVNVKATIIEKTLTHTKTHFKKKRRKQYMRINFQRSPNTMIRINSIEVEQNVGDPAEVISEPRIF is encoded by the exons atggcGTTTTTGGCTAAGGGATTGCTTTCCGTGGCGCGGCAGCCTTGCCTCGTTAATAACTTAACAC ACACATTTCGTGCGCTCAGCATTGCACCGCCCctactgcaacaacaaaagcccACTTTAGTAAATGCCGCAGTTGTagcaaataaaagtgaaaaattgacTTCAGAACTCGAACAAAAAGAATGTCAAGATGTTTTCGATAAAGTTAACCAACAACTTGATGAACGTAAAGAGGGACGTCTATTTGCTATTGTACATTTGTGTGGCAAGCAATTTAAAATAACAGCTGGCGATATAATACTTGTGGAAGGCTATTGGCCACCTACAATTGGCGATGAAATACGTTTGGAAAAAGTGTTACTAGCTGGTGCTAAGGATTTCACTTTAATCGGTCGGCCAATACTACCGGCAGGTTTGGTGAACGTGAAGGCGACAATTATTGAGAAAACCCTTACGCATACGAAAACACATTTCAAAAAGAAGCGCAGGAAGCAATACATGCGTATCAACTTCCAACGTTCACCAAACACAATGATTCGCATCAATTCAATTGAAGTTGAGCAAAATGTAGGTGACCCTGCGGAAGTAATCAGTGAGCCGCGTATATTTTAG